The following are encoded in a window of Psilocybe cubensis strain MGC-MH-2018 chromosome 4, whole genome shotgun sequence genomic DNA:
- a CDS encoding Beta-galactosidase A, giving the protein MFAENTVRRAMGFNAVSFYIFWGIHEPKRGEISFEGFRDLQPFIDAAKKAGIYLVARPGPYINAETTGGGFPGWGTYTPGIWRTSNTTYLDAYAGYVKAVGATLAANQITQGGPIILVQSENEYSGFQAPYTEDFVYESKLMQAFLDTGITVPITTNDAWAGGHYTTVDVYGYDSYPNGFDCSHPNTWASNAVPDSFWDAHMSINPEDLNAVYEFQGGAFDGWGGSGYDTCAILTGTEFERVFYKNEIAMSTTYLNLYMIYGGTNWGGIAHPGVYTSYDYGSAIAEDRTLREKFYELKLQANFLAVSPAYLTTRPQNIATSQGAYTGNSALKTTQILDVVGKKTGFYVVRQTDASTNAVQTYTLTLPTSLGTLTVPTLGGSLTLTGKDSKIHVVDYTAGSTTLLYSTAEIMTWATIDGRDIILVYGNAGELHETAIKFASATAPAVKVLSGSGTLKQKVLNGGALALQFTTSGQTVVQVGSDTLVYILDRANAYQFWVLHPPTSGALAQFSTENPIIIKGGYLIRSVNINGGTLALTGDLNNTASFEIIAPAAQSRALTFNGTPLPLSKTSYGTLTAKKTVTLPPVSLPNLSTLPWKMADSLPEITSTYSDALWTVANHTTSANPTQLSTPVSLYAGDYGYHTGNILWRAHFNATGTETAFKVHVIGGAAFGYSVWLDSTFIGSWEGNAVQSDHEGTFSFSTALAKSSNHIITILQDHMGLEEDWVAASETFKTPRGILSYSFVGSPSTNVNIWKVAGNLGGENYADRTRGPLNEGGLFAERQGFHLPGFNDASWTSGNPTTGISKAGVSIFRTEFNLSVPQGVDYPIAIVVTNSTTNPHFRSQFYVNGYQFGKYAQGILNYQGENTLAVSLWAAGAGGAKLDSLKLALTAQVESSMAPVVNQPLTPWAPRPGAF; this is encoded by the exons ATGTTTGCTGAAAATACCGTCCGTAGAGCAATGGGGTTCAATGCAGTTTCCTTCTATATTTTCTGGGGTATCCACGAACCCAAGAGGGGAGAAATATCGTTTGAAGGCTTCCGCGACCTGCAGCCTTTCATTGACGCCGCTAAGAAAGCAGGGATCTATTTGGTTGCTCGTCCTGG CCCCTATATCAACGCTGAAACTACTGGTGGTGGATTCCCTGGATGGGGTACTTACACCCCCGGCATTTGGAGAACCTCTAACACAACATACCTTGACGCTTACGCCGGCTATGTCAAGGCTGTTGGAGCGACGTTAGCAGCCAATCAAATTACTCAAGGAGGTCCAATCATTTTAGTTCAG TCTGAAAATGAATACAGTGGATTCCAAGCACCTTATACGGAAGATTTCGTTTATGAAAGCAAATTAATGCAAGCCTTC TTAGATACTGGAATCACTGTTCCAATTACTACTAATGATGCTTGGGCTGGTGGCCATTATACTACCGTCGATGTTTATGGGTATGATTCTTACCCAAACGGGTTTGATTGCTCCCACCCGAACACATGGGCGTCTAATGCAGTCCCAGA CTCGTTCTGGGATGCGCATATGTCAATCAACCCCGAGGACTTGAATGCGGTTTACGAATTCCAAGGAGGTGCATTTGATGGCTG GGGTGGATCCGGATACGACACTTGCGCCATTCTTACTGGAACTGAATTCGAAAGAG TGTTTtataagaatgaaattgcGATGTCGACGACCTATCTCAATCTGTACATGATTTATGGCGGTACAAATTGGGGAGGCATTGCTCACCCTG GTGTATATACCTCATACGATTAT GGATCTGCCATTGCAGAAGATCGAACGTTGCGCGAAAAATTCTACGAGTTGAAGTTGCAAGCTAACTTCTTGGCCGTCTCGCCTGCCTATCTTACAACCAGACCCCAGAACATAGCCACGTCCCAAGGAGCATATACGGGCAACTCGGCGCTTAAAACCACCCAGATTCTGGATGTTGTTGGCAAAAAAACAGGGTTTTATGTCGTTAG GCAAACTGATGCGTCGACAAACGCTGTACAAACATACACATTGACTTTGCCTACCAGTCTGGGAACCTTGACCGTACCAACGCTTGGAGGTTCCTTGACTCTGACAGGCAAAGATTCGAAGATTCATGTTGTCgactatactgccggctcTACAACTCTTCTCTATTCAACAGCTGAAATCATGACCTG GGCAACCATTGACGGCCGTGACATAATTCTTGTGTATGGAAATGCCGGAGAACTACACGAAACAGCTATTAAATTTGCGTCAGCAACTGCGCCTGCTGTTAAAGTTCTTTCGGGAAGCGGTACGCTCAAACAGAAAGTATTGAATGGCGGCGCTCTAGCTTTACAATTTACAACATCCGGTCAAACTGTCGTCCAAGTTGGAAGTGACACACTCGTCTATATTCTAG aTCGTGCCAATGCATATCAATTCTGGGTTCTTCATCCCCCGACCAGCGGTGCTTTGGCGCAGTTCAGCACCGAAAATCCAATCATCATTAAAGGAGGGTATCTCATTCGTTCTGTCAACATCAATGGAGGAACCTTGGCTCTGACCGGAGACCTTAACAACACTGCAAGCTTTGAGATCATCGCACCCGCTGCACAGTCTCGAGCTCTAACTTTCAATGGAACCCCCTTACCACTGAGCAAGACTTCGTACGGCACCTTGACTGCGAAAAAGACTGTTACCTTGCCTCCTGTTTCCCTACCCAATCTATCTACACTTCCATGG AAAATGGCGGACAGTTTGCCAGAGATTACATCTACATATTCGGATGCTCTTTGGACAGTTGCCAACCACACGACCAGTGCCAACCCTACGCAATTGTCGACGCCTGTGTCCCTATATGCAGGCGACTATGGGTACCACACTGGAAATATCCTTTGGAGGGCACACTTCAACGCGACAGGAACTGAAACGGCGTTCAAAGTACATGTCATCGGTGGTGCTGCCTTTGGTTACTCAGTGTGGCTGGATTCTACTTTCATTGGATCATGGGAGGGCAATGCCGTCCAAAGTGACCATGAAGGCACATTTTCGTTCTCGACGGCCCTTGCAAAATCATCCAATCACATCATTACAATCTTACAGGACCATATGGGATTGGAAGAAGATTGGGTTGCTGCGAGCGAGACATTTAAGACCCCACGGGGTATCCTAAGCTACTCCTTTGTGGGAAGCCCATCTACAAATGTCAACATTTGGAAGGTCGCTGGCAATCTGGGCGGAGAAAAT TATGCTGACAGGACCAGAGGACCGTTGAACGAGGGCGGTCTCTTCGCTGAGCGTCAAG GCTTCCACCTACCTGGTTTCAACGACGCTTCGTGGACTTCAGGTAATCCAACGACAGGCATTTCGAAAGCGGGAGTAAGCATATTCAG AACTGAATTCAATCTGTCTGTACCGCAAGGCGTCGACTATCCCATTGCCATCGTGGTCACAAATTCGACCACCAATCCTCATTTCAGATCACAG TTCTACGTCAATGGCTACCAATTCGGCAAATATG CCCAAGGAATTCTTAACTATCAAGGAGAAAACACACTAGCTGTTTCGCTTTGGGCTGCAGGCGCCGGAGGAGCCAAGCTTGACTCTTTAAAATTGGCATTGACAGCGCAAGTTGAAAGTAGTATGGCCCCGGTCGTAAACCAGCCCTTGACCCCATGGGCGCCTCGACCCGGTGCGTTTTAA
- a CDS encoding Glucokinase, whose product MSSIPVHQYDSAQSVFDLLERQFVIGEDTLVELTQAFLEEFKVGLESYNHPMAMIPTFVTAVPDGTETGTFLALDLGGTNLRVCEVVLNGNKTFNLVQQKYRVSETLKSGEATALFDYLADSVDAFLTTHATTDYTSPTEATSGTPLSDVHLGLTFSFPVEQTALGSGKILTWTKGFSAKNAVGNDVVKLLQDAFDRKHMHVKCVALVNDTVGALLSRAYQAGGCFAGAIFGTGTNGAYMEQVSKIKKLAGNPAWDKGGLMAINTEWGAFNNSRSHLPTTPYDNAIDRLSINPKFQAFEKFISGMYLGEVVRNIIVSLVDATPKSLLFGGKSTAFLNKHYGLDTSFMSATEEAWIGDDSSPDAFVHPPLSVEFKREELNAAVLKKLDNIRTIIAKTLGFKLEDVSLNDAAVIRWICSLVARRAALLSGVAVATVLIQTEQATLKGLEKPARGLNQKLGVGVDGSLIEHYPNFGKILRESLVLLVGEEVEQRVEIGLAKDGSGVGAALCALMALKQGAV is encoded by the exons ATGTCCTCAATACCCGTTCATCAATATGACAGCGCCCAGTCCGTCTTCGATCTCCTCGAGCGTCAGTTCGTCATCGGCGAAGACACTCTCGTAGAGCTCACCCAGGCCTTCCTCGAGGAGTTCAAGGTTGGCCTAGAAAGCTACAACCATCCTATGGCGATGAT TCCTACCTTCGTCACTGCAGTGCCAGATGGCACAGAGACCGG CACTTTTCTGGCTCTCGATCTTGGCGGCACAAATCT GCGCGTGTGTGAGGTCGTGCTCAACGGAAACAAGACTTTCAATCTAGTgcaacaaaaatacagagTTTCGGAAACCCTCAAGTCTGGAGAGGCCACTGCTCTATTTG ATTACCTCGCTGACTCGGTAGACGCGTTTCTTACGACGCACGCGACGACAGATTACACATCTCCCACGGAAGCAACCTCTGGAACTCCGTTATCGGACGTCCATCTCGGCTTGACCTTCTCATTTCCCGTAGAACAGACAGCTCTCGGATCGGGCAAAATTCTGACATGGACGAAAGGATTTTCAGCAAAGAACGCTGTCGGAAATGACGTTGTTAAACTGTTACAAGACGCTTTTGACAGAAAACATATGCATGTCAAATGTGTTGCCCTCGTCAATGAT ACCGTCGGGGCATTGCTATCTCGTGCTTATCAGGCAGGCGGATGCTTCGCAGGCGCTATTTTTGGTACGGGGACAAACGGAGCCTATATGGAACAAGTTT ccaaaatcaagaaatTGGCTGGAAACCCCGCTTGGGATAAAGGTGGTCTGATGGCCATCAACACTGAATGGGGAGCATTCAACAATTCA CGTTCACATCTACCTACAACTCCCTACGACAATGCTATTGATCGTCTTAGTATCAACCCTAAATTCCAAGCTTTCGAAAAATTCATATCAGGAATGTACTTGGGTGAAGTTGTCCGCAACATCATAGTCTCCCTCGTCGATGCTACGCCAAAGTCTTTGCTCTTCGGAGGAAAATCAACCGCCTTCTTGAACAAACACTATGGTCTTGATACAAGCTTCATGAGCGCGACGGAGGAAGCTTGGATAGGCGATGACTCCAGTCCGGATGCGTTTGTTCATCCTCCTTTGAGTGTTGAGTTTAAACGGGAGGAGTTGAATGCAGCGGTTCTGAAGAAGCTAGACAATATTCGAACAATTATTGCGAAAACTCTGGGATTCAAATTGGAGGATGTGTCGCTGAATGATGCTGCT GTCATTCGGTGGATTTGCTCTCTCGTAGCCAGACGAGCGGCCTTATTGAGCGGAGTGGCTGTCGCTACGGTTTTGATTCAAACAGAGCAGGCGACTTTGAAAGGCTTGGAAAAACCCGCTCGCGGTCTGAACCAGAAgcttggtgttggtgtggaCGGAAG TCTCATCGAACATTATCCCAACTTTGGCAAAATTCTTCGAGAGTCATTGGTGCTTCTCGTTGGTGAGGAAGTTGAACAACGAGTAGAAATTGGTCTCGCCAAAGACGGaagtggtgttggtg CTGCACTTTGTGCTCTCATGGCCTTGAAGCAGGGGGCCGTTTAA
- a CDS encoding Superoxide dismutase [Mn/Fe] — MASSLRLVSSRIPRSSSRFSSFQSTLGRRNVHQVRELPYPIEQGLGKFLPPAALKTLMEYQKGLLDRLNDELKTDTATEPHATVAAITINCATRRERILAFNYGALALNNSFFLEQLAPPPDEESGLKSHQGYISDELFEKIRDHYGDIIGLKSTFCASALGMFSSGWVWMVTDGEGNLGVLPTLGPSTLLVRSRTNMHYLSKENNQAIGANIIIKDSQNTTPRPIPSLPGAGPSSPFSGMPTQPPSQGLFSDHTRAFSANSAQANDYRSGTATMYGDSPSESAVRGSNIPSALAVGNVIFPLFCVPVYEHAWMSAGFGVWGKEDWLKEFWSVLDWRKVSRAYRASRESTINVHG, encoded by the exons ATGGCGTCGAGTCTTCGTCTGGTATCCTCGCGGATCCCTAGGTCTAGTTCcagattttcttctttccagTCCACTTTGGGCCGACGAAATGTCCACCAAGTCAGGGAGCTGCCATACCCCATAGAACAAGGACTTGGAAAGTTCTTGCCCCCTGCCGCTCTCAAAACACTGATGGAGTATCAGAAAGGCCTCTTGGACCGCTTGAATGACGAACTAAAGA CTGATACCGCGACAGAGCCTCATGCAACTGTCGCCGCTATCACTATCAACTGTGCTACTCGACGTGAACGTATATTAGCGTTCAACTATGGCGCATTGGCGCTGAATAACAGCTTCTTCTTGGAACAACTC GCGCCTCCTCCAGACGAAGAAAGCGGGCTCAAATCTCATCAAGGCTATATCTCAGACGAGCTTTTTGAGAAAATCCGCGATCATTACGGAGACATCATCGGGCTCAAATCCACCTTCTGCGCCTCAGCGCTGGGTATGTTCAGCAGCGGGTGGGTTTGGATGGTGACAGACGGCGAGGGAAACCTCGGTGTTCTGCCCACCCTTGGCCCCTCAACGCTGCTCGTCAGGTCGCGCACCAACATGCACTACCTGTCGAAGGAGAATAACCAAGCCATTGGTGCAAACATCATCATTAAGGACTCCCAGAACACTACCCCGCGACCTATCCCTTCCCTGCCAGGTGCTGGGCCCTCGTCGCCATTTTCTGGAATGCCTACTCAGCCACCTAGCCAGGGGCTCTTCTCGGACCACACCCGTGCATTCAGTGCCAACAGCGCCCAAGCGAATGATTACCGCTCTGGTACCGCGACAATGTACGGCGACAGCCCCAGCGAATCCGCTGTTAGAGGCAGCAATATCCCATCCGCCCTTGCTGTTGGAAATGTGATCTTCCCGCTGTTCTGCGTCCCTGTGTACGAGCACGCATGGATGAGTGCTGGATTTGGTGTATGGGGCAAGGAGGATTGGTTAAAGGAGTTCTGGTCAGTGCTCGACTGGAGAAAAGTAAGCAGGGCATACCGCGCTTCTAGGGAGTCGACGATCAACGTCCACGGATAA
- a CDS encoding Dolichyl-diphosphooligosaccharide--protein glycosyltransferase subunit dad1: MPPKAAQASSTTAFGSFQSLFKAYNDNTSNRLKFIDVFLLFLMLSGIIQFAYCILVTNFPYNAFLAGFSSTVGQFVLAASLRSQVNPDNKDEFKDVSPERAFADFALGSIVLHFFVYNFLG; encoded by the exons ATGCCTCCAAAAGCTGCACAAGCATCCTCGACCACAGCGTTTGGCTCTTTTCAGTCTCTGTTCAAAGCCTACAACGATAACACTTCAAACCGCCTCAAATTCATCGATGTATTCCTTTTGTTCCTGATGCTCTCTGGCATCATTCAGTTTGCATATTGCATCCTCGTCACCAACTTTCCTTACAATGCATTCTTGGCCGG ATTCTCTAGCACCGTCGGACAATTTGTCTTGGCAGCGTCATTGCGCTCGCAGGTTAACCCAGATAACAAGGACGAGTTTAAAGACGTATCGCCAGAGCG GGCATTCGCTGACTTTGCTTTGGGATCAATAGTATTACACTTCTTTGTGTACAACTTCCTGGGATAA
- a CDS encoding hypothetical protein (Uncharacterized protein YIL156W-B): MLGKIVCSLVISDSPAVHLGIDALLISAFLAGVKRTTGLTPALSQVPNKDVRAWLNSYLEFGG, encoded by the exons ATGCTCGGAAAGATTG TCTGCTCGCTGGTCATTTCTGACTCCCCCGCAGTTCATCTTGGTATAGATGCTTTGCTCATCAGCGCATTCCTCGCCGGAGTGAAGCGCACAACTGGTTTAAC GCCTGCTCTCTCACAGGTGCCCAACAAGGACGTTCGTG CCTGGCTTAATTCTTATTTGGAATTCGGTGGGTAG
- a CDS encoding Glycerophosphocholine acyltransferase 1: MASSRPPSPPFGKGYFSVPFERFVRDESFDLTSAFTLLDTVETYFDSHVDLLQRKLQKHSDRLKLKAEETFKIKDLKLKDLKIKDLSGDLLADNLEREIRNFKLKLSTRVASLSTSWQSAKVVRTREKVSFFIGVMTLLGSALMFGMAPQWVHVAYTVLGLYLLPLRFYQYKKRAWHYFLFDLCYYVTILNFVYFWLFPSSPALFVACYCLSHGSLASAVITWRNSLVFHDQDKVTSLFIHIYAPFSFTVIRHFYPNAEARFPALKRVGDLNPLQALILSGAIYAIWQILYWKFLLVDRRAKIESGQRTTSFSFLLNDKRGAIGRMLSAVPPPYREASFMGGQFIYAILTELPAVFLLYHSSFWSAMFLLAIFSVSVWNGGGFYIEVFGRKFERELEALRKEIAESSARSTSGTSGASTPGTLSRGASHTDLLSLNPQLENLDLLEPPSESSSNSTPSVDESKKDI; this comes from the exons ATGGCGTCGTCCAGGCCACCCTCTCCCCCTTTCGGCAAGGGCTATTTCTCTGTCCCATTTGAGCGCTTTGTACGCGACGAGTCCTTTGACTTAACAAGTGCCTTTACTCTCCTCG ACACCGTCGAAACTTACTTCGACTCCCATGTCGACCTCCTCCAGCGCAAACTCCAGAAACACAGCGATAGGCTAAAGTTGAAGGCCGAGGAAACGTTCAAGATCAAGGACCTCAAACTAAAGGATCTCAAGATAAAGGATCTTTCTGGAGATCTGTTGGCCGACAATCTGGAGAGAGAAATCAGAAATTTCAAGCTCAAG CTGTCCACACGCGTTGCGTCTCTCTCAACATCATGGCAGTCGGCAAAGGTTGTCCGCACACGCGAAAAGGTTTCCTTTTTCATCGGCGTCATGACCCTCCTTGGTTCTGCTCTCATGTTTGGCATGGCCCCTCA ATGGGTTCACGTGGCTTATACTGTCCTGGGACTCTACCTTCTGCCTCTTCGTTTCTATCAATACAAGAAACGCGCATGGCACTATTTTCTTTTCGACTTGTGTTATTACGTCACGATTCTTAATTTCGTCTACTTTTGGCTTTTCCCGTCAAGCCCTGCACTCTTTGTGGCTTGCTACTGCCTGTCACACGGATCGTTAGCGAGTGCTGTCATAACGTGGCGTAATAGTCTCGTCTTCCATGACCAGGACAAAGTTACATCACTTTTCATCCATATCTATGCACCATTCTCCTTCACTGTGATCAG GCATTTCTATCCAAACGCTGAAGCGCGCTTCCCGGCGCTTAAACGAGTTGGAGACCTGAACCCTTTGCAAGCCTTGATACTCAGCGGCGCTATTT ATGCTATCTGGCAAATACTGTATTGGAAA TTCTTATTGGTAGACCGACGTGCCAAGATCGAATCCGGACAACGAACAACTTcgttctctttcctcctAAACGATAAACGAGGCGCAATCGGGCGCATGCTGTCTGCCGTACCTCCACCTTATCGTGAAGCTTCGTTCATGGGAGGCCAATTTA TTTATGCAATCCTTACAGAATTGCCGGCTGTATTTCTGCTGTACCATAGCTCCTTCTGGAGTGCGATGTTCTTGCTTGCCATCTTTTCTGTCAGTGTTTGGAATGGTGGAGGATTCTACATTGAAGTCTTTGGACGGAA GTTTGAACGGGAACTGGAAGCGCTCAGAAAGGAAATTGCCGAAAGTTCAGCGCGGTCGACTTCCGGGACGTCTGGTGCCTCTACGCCGGGGACCTTAAGCAGAGGGGCAAGCCATACTGACCTTCTCTCTCTGAACCCGCAACTTGAGAACCTCGATCTACTAGAACCCCCCTCTGAGTCCAGCTCAAATTCCACCCCTTCGGTCGACGAAAGTAAGAAAGATATATAA
- a CDS encoding tRNA-specific adenosine deaminase TAD1 — protein MLLDHELIYDAAVVAILNTYSTFSYKPQHSQWTILASFFLTRRHSTFTEADDLKIISLATGTKCLPTARFSPRGETIHDCHAEVLARRSALRWFLEEIARIHSSSDDTNPFKSTWIELGANGKYTLQEGVHLNLYVSTLPCGDASMGYLAATQDEVMAAMKNASVFPELDPTAASRGRDDYARLGVLRTKPGRADSPPTACMSCSDKIARWNVLGIQGALGSALLSPLYIEAVVVGEVPLELREVSREDCERAFWKRLGVIQDLPVGFSVRHPNVYFTDHPFPHSRAVLGSASSCNGSICWSSDSKHLEILINGLKRGVSPKHRYREKSRPCLSRISFFNLYKDVLALVNPDTTKRIDIYLREKEASTEYQSAKQQLLSEHGPFRGWIFSGNQWQQFDINGEATL, from the exons ATGCTTCTTGATCACGAACTTATCTATGATGCTGCAGTCGTAGCAATCCTCAACACTTACTCGACCTTTTCGTACAAACCTCAACATTCCCAATGGACTATATtagcttctttctttctcacTCGACGCCATTCAACATTTACTGAAGCAGACGATTTAAAAATCATCAGCCTCGCAACTGGCACCAAATGTCTACCTACGGCTCGATTTTCTCCCAGAGGAGAAACCATACATGATTGCCACGCTGAAGTTTTGGCACGGCGTTCTGCATTACGGTGGTTCCTGGAAGAGATCGCGCGCATACATTCCTCATCGGACGATACCAACCCTTTCAAATCCACTTGGATAGAGCTCGGAGCGAATGGCAAGTATACCCTGCAAGAGGGCGTTCACCTCAATCTCTACGTGTCCACTCTCCCTT GTGGAGACGCGTCGATGGGTTATTTGGCCGCTACACAAGACGAAGTTATGGCCGCGATGAAAAACGCGTCTGTGTTCCCTGAACTGGATCCCACAGCCGCCTCTCGGGGGAGGGACGACTACGCGCGCCTCGGTGTCCTGCGCACCAAACCCGGGCGCGCAGATTCGCCCCCGACAGCCTGCATGTCGTGCAGCGATAAGATTGCCCGATGGAACGTTCTCGGTATCCAAGGCGCACTGGGCTCTGCGTTGCTATCGCCGCTGTATATCGAAGCTGTAGTGGTTGGAGAGGTTCCGCTCGAGTTGAGAGAGGTGTCTAGGGAAGATTGCGAGCGTGCGTTTTGGAAGAGGTTGGGTGTGATTCAAG ATCTGCCTGTGGGTTTCTCTGTGCGCCATCCAAACGTTTATTTTACGGACCATCCGTTTCCACATTCGCGCGCAGTCCTTGGATCGGCATCGTCTTGCAATGGGT CAATATGCTGGTCCAGCGACTCTAAACATTTGGAGATTTTGATCAACGGCCTCAAACGTGGTGTTTCTCCAAAACATCGGTATAGGGAGAAGTCGAG GCCATGCTTATCCAGAATATCTTTTTTCAACCTCTACAAAGATGTTCTTGCACTTGTGAACCCTGATACAACCAA ACGTATAGATATATACCTCCGGGAAAAAGAAGCATCCACTGAGTATCAAAGCGCTAAGCAGCAGCTACTGAGTGAACATGGACCTTTCAGAGGATGGATCTTCAGTGGCAATCAATGGCAACAATTCGATATCAACGGGGAAGCTACACTGTAA